Genomic segment of Mycoplasmopsis edwardii:
AACAAATGATTAATGATATTGATATATTTATAGAATTTGATGCAACAAGAAATGAGAAAATCGTAAAATTTGTAAATACTTTTGGATTTAGCATTCTTGCTGGTAATTCGTATGTTGATTTTACAGAATCCAATGGATTTGATCAAACATTAAATGTTGTATCAAGACCATATATATTCACTAATAGTTTAAGAGATGAATAACAATAACAAAAAAGTATTTCATAATTGAGCAACCTTACTAAAATATGGTAATGCTACATTAAATATTAAATTATGAGCTTCTGAAAAACATTTATTAAAAAAGTACATTAAGCAATCTGCGACTATTTTAGATTTAGGATGCGGTTCTGGTAGAACAACATTTGCTTTATATGAAAATGGTTATCAAAATATCATAGCTGCCGATATTTCTGAGGCTATGATAGAGCAAGCAAACTGAATTAATCAAAAGTTAAATTATCCAATTGATTTTCAAGTACAAGATGCGACTAATTTAAAGTTTCAAGATAATCAATTTGACTTTGTATTCTTTTCATTTAATGGGTGACCAGGAATTCCTAGTCAAAAGGAAAGAATTAAAGCATTAAGCGAAATTTACAGAGTACTTAAAAAAGGTGGAATATTTATTTTTAGTGCTCATGAACGTGATGAAGAAAAATATTTAGCTAATTACAAAAAAGTTCTTAATGAATGCAATGAATTTAAATTCGAAACTTTTGGTGATTATATTTTCAAAAATGAAGAAAACTTTTGTGACTTTATGCACTTGTATTCACTTGAAGAACTGAAAAATCTAATCTTAAGTAATACTAAATTTAAAATTCTAGAAACATTAAATCGTGATCAAAACTTTAAAGAATCAAATGAAGTTTTAAAATTTTCAGACAATACAACATTTTGAATCTTACAAAAATAATTATTAAAATGCACGAATTCATTTAACTCAATTTCGTGCATTTTATTTTTAAGTACTTTTTTAGTTCCTATTAAAAAATTATGATATACAAAAAATTAAATTTGATAAAATTTAATAACTATGAATACAAATAAAAGAAATTTTGAAGCCATTGTTATTGGTGGTGGTCATGCAGGTGTTGAAGCAACATTTGCATTAGCAAATAAAGGACATAAAGTTGCTTTAATTTCATTTGACTTAAGCAAACTTGCTATGATGCCATGTAACCCATCAATTGGTGGTCCTGCTAAAGGAATTATTACTAGAGAAATTGATGCATTAGGAGGAGTTCAAGGATATTTCTCTGATTTAGCTATGATTCAAATTAAAATGTTAAATGAATCAAAAGGCCCAGCCGTTAGAGCTTTAAGAGCACAAATTGATAAAGAAAAATATTCAAAAATTATTAACGAAGCATTAGCCAAACACGAAAACATTACTTTAATTGAAGCTGTAGTTGAGGAGATTATTACTGATGAAAATAATGTTTTCCAAGGTGTAAAGCTTGAGGGTGGAGAAATTATCAATTCACAGGTTGTAGTTATTACAACAGGTACATACATGAACTCGAGAATTCTTAGAGGTAGTGATATTACAATCAGTGGGCCTGATAATCAAAAAACTACACCTAAATTAAGTGCTTCATTACAAGCTCACGGACTTGAACTTCAAAGACTTAAAACAGGTACTCCTGCTAGAGTTTATGCTGATTCAATTGACTTTTCTAAAGTTGAAAAAGAAGTTTTAGAT
This window contains:
- a CDS encoding class I SAM-dependent methyltransferase — its product is MNNNNKKVFHNWATLLKYGNATLNIKLWASEKHLLKKYIKQSATILDLGCGSGRTTFALYENGYQNIIAADISEAMIEQANWINQKLNYPIDFQVQDATNLKFQDNQFDFVFFSFNGWPGIPSQKERIKALSEIYRVLKKGGIFIFSAHERDEEKYLANYKKVLNECNEFKFETFGDYIFKNEENFCDFMHLYSLEELKNLILSNTKFKILETLNRDQNFKESNEVLKFSDNTTFWILQK